A region of the Candidatus Zixiibacteriota bacterium genome:
GGACAGACCGTGATTCTCCAACTGTTTGGGAAGCAAATGCCGCTTGGCAATGGCCAATTTTTCTATTTCGGTATAACCCGGGATCTGAATCAACTCCATCCGGTCACGGAGAACATGGGATATCGGCTCGGCCCAGTTAGCGGTTGTGATGAACATTACTTTCGATAGGTCGAAGGGGACATCCAGATAATGGTCAGTGAAAGAGTCGTTCTGTTCCGGATCGAGCACTTCAAGAAGCGCAGATGCCGGATCGCCGCGGAAGTCGGAACCGAGTTTGTCTATTTCGTCAAGCATGATAATCGGATTGTTCGAGCCGCACCGTTTTAAGCTTTGGATGATTCGTCCCGGCAGGGAACCGATATAGGTTCGACGATGTCCGCGAATTTCAGCCTCGTCCCTCATGCCACCCAAAGAAATACGCGCAAACTCGCGTCCCATCGCGCGGGCGATGGATTTCCCCAGCGATGTCTTTCCAACTCCAGGAGGGCCCACAAAGCAGAGGATAGGCCCTTTGATATTTGCCTTCAACTTACGGACGGCAAGGTATTCCAGTATCCGTTCTTTTACTTTTTCCAAATCAAAATGATCTTCGTCGAGTATTCGCTTGGCTTTTTTTAAATCCAGAATATCAGTCGTGCTGATACTCCACGGGAGCGAGACCAGCCAGTCCAAATAAGTACGGGAGACAGTGTATTCAGCCGACGACGGAGCCATGTGAGAGAGGCGGTCGAATTCCTTCATGGCCGTCTTGGCGACGGCTTCGGGCATTTTCGCATCGGCAATTTTTTGTTCAAGGTCTTCGAGGTCGCGCGGGCCATCTGTCTCGCCAAGTTCACGCCGAATGGCTTTGATCTGTTCGCGCAAAATATAATCGCGCTGTGATTTTCCAAGTTCGCTTGCGGCCTGGGCCTGAATTTTTTGCGACAGCTCAAGCACTTCGATCTCTTTATTTATCGCCTGATACAGCTTTTGCATTCGTTTGACGACATCGAGTTCCTCGAGCAACTGTTGTTTAAAGGCGAGCGGTATATTCAGGCTCGATGCCACAAAATCGGTCAGCTTGGAAGGGGTGTCTTGATTGATGGCCGAGACATGGAACTCCTCGTTTAGATACGGCGCAAGTTCCACAAGTGTCTTTATACGGTCGATGAAATTTCTCTGTAACGCCGTTTGACGAAGCGAGTCGTCTTCGTTTTCATCCAACTCAAAAACTTCAGCCGTTAAATGGGGCGAGTCGGGCAGAAAGCGGCGAACTTTGATGCGAGTTAATCCCTGGACAAGAAAACGGACGGTGCCATCGGGAAACCGGAGCATTTTGAGGATATTGCCGGCAGTGCCGACATGATAGAGCCCATCGGGACCGGGATTTTCCTCTTTGGGGTCTTTTTGGACAAAGAGACCTATTCGTGATCCTTGCATGAGGGCGTCATCGACAAGACGAGTCTGCTCCACCTGTTGGATCATGAGCGGAACCACCAGATAGGGATAAACGATTATTCCTTTAAGGGGAAGAATCGGCAATACCTGGGTCTCAGTCTCTGATTTGACTATATTTCTTTCCAGCACTTTGGTCATCTCTATGTTAAAAACCTCTATTTAACTTATCGGCCTTGATGAGCAAAAAATGAACATCTAAAGATAAAAACGTGTGGACAAAGTAGAAGTTCCCCTTGGCCTTAGACGTTGAAGCGGAACATCACGACATCGCCGTCATCGACGATATACTCTTTCCCCTCAAGGCGCATCTTGCCTGCGGCTTTGATTGCGGCAGGAGTTTTCAGGGAAACATAATCGGCATACTTAATTATCTCGGCGCGAATAAAACCACGCTCAATATCGCTGTGGATAACTCCGGCGGATTTTTGCGCGTTTGTGCCTCGTTTGATTGTCCAGGCCCGCACTTCGGGCTCGCCCGCGGTAAGGAATGAAATAAGTCCGAGCAGGGAATATGATTTCTGGATAACCTGTGAAACGGCAGGTTCGGAAATTTTCAACTCCTGCATGAACATCTCACGCTCGTCGTCGCCGAGGGCGACAAGTTCCATCTCTACTTTTCCGCACACAACCGCAAGTTCACGGCGTCCCGGTGAAACAATACTTTTGTGTTTTTCGTATATCGCGCTCGAGTTCGCCAACTGGTCTTCGGAAATATTTAGCACAATCAGGAGCGGTTTCAGAGAGAGAAACATATACCCGCGAATGAGCTTTAGTTCTTCATCGGTCAAGTCCAAATCTATGAGCGGTTTTTCCTGTTCAAGAAATGCCAGAAGTTTCTGGAGCAGTTCGATTTCGCGTGTTTCGGTTTTGTCGCCGGTCATGCGGCTTTTCTTCGATTTCTTCACGACCGCACTTTCAATCATCGCCTGATCGAGCAGAATCAATTCATCGATAAGGTTTTTTATTTCGACCGTCGGATTGGCGTCGGGGGCGAAAGCGTTCACCACCATTATATAGGTATCCATATGGCGAAAATCGGAGCTTATCTCAAGTCCGGCACCCTCTTTTCCTTTGCCGGAAAGGCCAGGAGCATCGAGAAATTCAATTTCGGCGGGTGTGATTTTCTTGGGGTTGACCAGCTCGGCAAGGGTCTGCAGCCGAGAATCGGGTACTTTGATGACGGCACGGTGCACAGCCTGCGAAAAATCACCGACTGCTTCCTGCATACCTGCGGCGGCATTGAAGACGGTTGTTTTGCCCGATTGTGGTTTGCCTAAAATCCCAAGTTTCATAGCCGGTAATGGTACGGCTATCGGCTCTCTGAGGCAAGAGTTAGTTGGGGGAGAACATCTATTTGGGCAAGAGCATCTATGTTGT
Encoded here:
- the ychF gene encoding redox-regulated ATPase YchF; the protein is MKLGILGKPQSGKTTVFNAAAGMQEAVGDFSQAVHRAVIKVPDSRLQTLAELVNPKKITPAEIEFLDAPGLSGKGKEGAGLEISSDFRHMDTYIMVVNAFAPDANPTVEIKNLIDELILLDQAMIESAVVKKSKKSRMTGDKTETREIELLQKLLAFLEQEKPLIDLDLTDEELKLIRGYMFLSLKPLLIVLNISEDQLANSSAIYEKHKSIVSPGRRELAVVCGKVEMELVALGDDEREMFMQELKISEPAVSQVIQKSYSLLGLISFLTAGEPEVRAWTIKRGTNAQKSAGVIHSDIERGFIRAEIIKYADYVSLKTPAAIKAAGKMRLEGKEYIVDDGDVVMFRFNV
- the lon gene encoding endopeptidase La; the protein is MTKVLERNIVKSETETQVLPILPLKGIIVYPYLVVPLMIQQVEQTRLVDDALMQGSRIGLFVQKDPKEENPGPDGLYHVGTAGNILKMLRFPDGTVRFLVQGLTRIKVRRFLPDSPHLTAEVFELDENEDDSLRQTALQRNFIDRIKTLVELAPYLNEEFHVSAINQDTPSKLTDFVASSLNIPLAFKQQLLEELDVVKRMQKLYQAINKEIEVLELSQKIQAQAASELGKSQRDYILREQIKAIRRELGETDGPRDLEDLEQKIADAKMPEAVAKTAMKEFDRLSHMAPSSAEYTVSRTYLDWLVSLPWSISTTDILDLKKAKRILDEDHFDLEKVKERILEYLAVRKLKANIKGPILCFVGPPGVGKTSLGKSIARAMGREFARISLGGMRDEAEIRGHRRTYIGSLPGRIIQSLKRCGSNNPIIMLDEIDKLGSDFRGDPASALLEVLDPEQNDSFTDHYLDVPFDLSKVMFITTANWAEPISHVLRDRMELIQIPGYTEIEKLAIAKRHLLPKQLENHGLSEKNLEVNDDGLRTLIEDYTREAGVRNLEREIASVVRKVARKVASGTTKKTLINAPAVARLLGPRRFSHEVLTRYGRPGVVPGLAYTAAGGELLFVEATLMPGKNGMMLTGQLGNVMKESAQAALSFIRSNAADLGIASQKFENQEIHIHVPSGATPKDGPSAGITMAVALVSLFTQRPVKPALAMTGEVTLRGELLPIGGLKEKLLAALRAGVTTIILPAENRKDTVELPAEIKKKIKIKFFSDVLPAIKFALDVPVTKNKRQPKKSKSKASA